The genomic stretch GTTAATATTCCCCTAAGCGGCGCATCCGTTCTTGGAGACGTTGAACTTGGTGACAGCTTTTGCGCCCTCCATAAGGGCGTATTTTCCCAAATCTCCGGGCAACAGGAGTCTGGCTGCAGTTTGAACGTCCCTCGAAGTCATCGTCGGTTTTCCGTTGTACTTCGTCAGGCGAGAGGCTTCGGTAGCTATGCGGCCGAACATGTCGTTCATGAAGCTGTTCATGATCTCCATCGCCTTCCTCGAGATCCCGGTGCCGTTGTGAAGCTCCTTTAGCACCTGCAGCAGCGTGAGATCGCAATTAGGGTTGTATTAATTAACATTTGCGACTTTCAGGCAGGATGGAGGAATAATTACGTTGAAACACTCAAGGAAGCGTATTTTCTAACCTTGTGGATAAAGTAATTGTAACTGGTGTCCTTTCGCCTGTTCTTCCGCTTCTGCCCGTTTCCGGAACCACCCTGGGCAACGCCTTCCCGTCTCGATGGCATTTCCACAGGGTTCAACAAACCAATAATGCGAGCTCAGGTGTCGTCCTGGCGACTGATGTTCACAAGTTGATACGATTTTCCTTGAAAGGACACCACGTGCTTCTTTGAAACTCAGTCCTCGGCCATAAGTGACCATCGACGCT from Diprion similis isolate iyDipSimi1 chromosome 12, iyDipSimi1.1, whole genome shotgun sequence encodes the following:
- the LOC124413010 gene encoding late histone H2B.L4-like, which codes for MPSRREGVAQGGSGNGQKRKNRRKDTSYNYFIHKVLKELHNGTGISRKAMEIMNSFMNDMFGRIATEASRLTKYNGKPTMTSRDVQTAARLLLPGDLGKYALMEGAKAVTKFNVSKNGCAA